TTATGTTCCCtgagaacaatataaaataattttgatgtgCAGCTATAGTGTGTTTATCAAGTAAGGTTTATCTATGTGTGGAATTTTACTGAATGTTACTCTGATGCTCTGAGGTCCGTTTGAGGGTGAACGAGGTACAAAGGGTAATAGTTAGACTAACCGACGGTATAAAGGCCAGCCAGCACAAAGGCAAAACTAAATATTTCCATAATCTATTTTCTAGATTAAGGAGGACATATTGATAGATGGAAATATGGATGACTGGATAGATAAAGAGGAAGAATATTAAGGAAAGTCaaggtggaggagggaggtgtAAACATCACAGCACTATCTTTTATAACAATACAAACTTTAAGTTTGAGAACAATAATAATTACTcgctaaaattataattttgtgagAATTATTGCCATAAAAATTTGCTTTATTGCTTAAGTTTAGAGATTGGATGTATAGGCTAGTGAATAAACTATTCTTAGCGAACTGTCTTTCCAGCCTGCgcgaatattttattttctcttaggaGTATACGATGGATGTTTTTTTCCGCCAGACTTGGACAGATGAGAGGCTGAAGTTTGGGGGGCCAACTGAGATTCTGAGTTTGAATAACTTGATGGTCAGTAAAATCTGGACGCCTGACACTTTTTTCAGAAATGGTAAAAAGTCAATTGCACACAACATGACAACTCCCAATAAACTCTTCAGAATAATGCAGAATGGAACCATTTTATACACCATGAGGTGAGGTTTCTCCAATTCTATTTCCCCCGCCTAAATGATATGTCCATAATACTAACtcagaaacactgatttcaatGTTCCTAGGCTTACCATCAATGCTGATTGTCCCATGAGGCTGGTTAACTTTCCTATGGATGGGCATGCTTGTCCACTCAAGTTTGGGAGCTGTAAGTTATAACAGGCTTCTGAGAGTCAAATAATACATCCAAAATATGTAATTACTTGGTTTTAGCTGATACTGGAAATCAAGGAAGAAATGTAATCATGACACTATCAGTGTGGTTCTAGGAATATACTTAATCATTCTGTCAATCTCATAAATTGAGGGTTTAGTCATCaagattaaagaaaacatttaatacaatttatgtttgtatttccttttttatagacAATGTGcactttgaaggaaaaaaagacaactcATCAAATTCACTgctatatttaatttgtttcaaatatGTAGATGCTTATCCCAAAAGTGAAATCATATATACATGGAAAAAAGGACCACTTTACTCAGTTGAAGTCCCAGAAGAATCTTCAAGCCTTCTCCAGTATGATCTGATTGGACAAACAGTATCTAGTGAGACAATTAAATCTAACACAGGTAAGAATTTGACCAAAGGATGGAAATAATTCCGCAAGATGACTCCAGTGCACATTTTCAAAacatcttctttttcctttgccttaGCCATTCTCAGCTAAGCATGCTGTTTTGAAGTGATGAGTAGCTTTCCTTAAAGTTGATTTTGCAACCAGGTGCATGTAAAGATTTGTGTGGTCTTGGAATAAGTAGTTTTTTATGTATATGATATAAAGAACCCTACTGAAAACAATGAGCTGATGTGTCTCTTTGCTCTGTCATCTGCTGATCAAGTAGCTTTCTCGTATACTGAAATGTACCTTTGCTTGTTTTCTTCCAGgcaatgttaatttaaaaactgtCAAGATTTATATTCAACTGCATTGTTTTTGCAGACTGTCAGCAGTAATAATACTGATGTATGTGTCTTCCAACAGGTGAATACGTTATAATGACAGTTTACTTCCACTTGCAAAGGAAGATGGGCTACTTCATGATACAGATATACACTCCTTGCATTATGACAGTCATTCTTTCCCAGGTGTCTTTCTGGATTAATAAGGAGTCCGTCCCAGCAAGAACTGTTTTTGGTATGTCTCACATTTTGTACTTCACGTACGTTCATCTTCAACCTTTCATTGCTTGTGTATTTTGAGTAAATATTCACACCGGTGCACTTTTTCAATCCACAAAGAAAGTAGGTTCCTGTTTTATGCAGACATATGTATCATGCAAAATCACTGTCATTATATCACAAGTTGTGTGGTGAATCAACAAAACATTTGTCTCAGCGAGAATTATGACTGGTTTCCTATGACTTTCATGTGTCCTATTTGCAGTGCTTTATCTTGATTTTCTTTGTCATAactgaagaaaagcagaaaggtAAAAACTGCATGTAAATCCATGAAAGCAAAAGATTAAGATATTGAACACAGGAATACATAAGTTGTATACCCCTTTtattaggttgaaccatataTAATTGtcatctcattaattttttatgattCAACCTGCATATTTAGTTGCACTTATATATAGAATCACTACTAACAgtgataaaacaaaattaaataataagaaaaggagCTTTAACTGGAAACATCAGTGACAAACTCCAATGTTTTTCCTGGGTTTAATGATTATAAATTTAGTAGTCTGAAGATAGACTTGAATTAAATAGAAATCAtaaatcttgattttttaaatgtactatgtTAAAATAGATCTTTTTGAAAATTACTAAAGAATACCAACATAATGATGTCGACCATCAATATTATACATCTCCTAATTGTATAAATTCCCCAGGTCATAGTTCAAGAAGGAAAACTGCCAGCAAGTGAGTGATAAATTTTATCTTCTAATGAGTGAATATTATACCTTAAAATCAAGCTAGAAATAGAATCAAATTAGGTAACCTAATTTTATGCTAATATTtataccatatttatttattaactgttATTTAATATGTTAGTTGGTAAAACTGATCTGAaattcaagttttttttctttttctttctttctttttttttttttttttttttgagacggagtctcgctctgtcacccaggctggagtgcagtggtccgatctcgctcactgcaagctccgcctcccgggttcacgccattctcctgcctcagcctcccgagtagctgtgactacaggcacccgccagcacgcctggttaattttttgtatttttagtagagacagggtttcgccgtattggtcaggatggtctcaatctcctgacctcgtgatccgcccgcctcggcctcccaaagtgctgggattacaggcgtgagctacctcgCCCGgtctcaagtttttttttcttaagcggTAATAATTTGTTACAAGTTCTCTCAAGCCCTAAACAACTAGAAGTATTTACGACTTAAATTTTACAATAAACTAGTTCAATTCAGCAAACTCAACATTTTTTGAGCAATTATAATGTATAAGTCACTTCACTAAATATTGAAAGATACAGAAATGATAGTACTTATGATAataattatgaacaattataatacaaaatatattcgaaatattaaaaaattactttgcCTTGGTAGAGTGTTTTATCTTCTCTACTGACACATTCTCATTTGATTTTGCCATAGGATTCCCAGTACTAatattacatttccttttcttttttattttagggaTCACCACTGTTTTAACTATGACCACTTTGAGCATTAGTGCCCGGCACTCTTTGCCAAAAGTGTCATATGCCACTGCCATGGATTGGTTCATAGCTGTTTGCTTTGCTTTCGTCTTCTCTGCTCTTATCGAGTTCGCAGCCGTCAACTACTTTACCAATCTTCAGACACAGAAGGCCAAAAGGAAGGCACAGATTGCAGCCCCACCTACAGTGACAATATCAAAAGCTACTGAACCTTTGGAAGCTGAGATTGTTTtggtaattgttttttttttctaccgTTACCTACTGTAGGAAAAAGCAGCCTAAATAGTGTTAAGAAACAACTAAGTGTCCAAAAGTAGTGTGAGTTGAGCACAGTTTATATAACTGTACTTTCAAGAGCAAGGCCAGTTTCTGTTCCAACTTCACAGAGAAAAGCTAAGGAACAATCCTTCATTTATCTTTGCTCTAAACTTTGGGCATTCTTCTTTCATCATGCTCACTTATGCTGGCAGATTCCAGGCTCTCAGAGGAGACTAGAAAATTCTAAGCCTTTAGATGTTTCTGTTGAACAGAATCACTTATACCaactagggggaaaaaagtaaaagaaaaaatgttttttctaatgAGGTTTCAGAGTCTGCAGGAAAGAAACAGGGACTTCTATGGAATGGACAATTTTTGTTATAAATCTGCTTGCTGCTTTATTTCAAGAGGGCAAGGCATCTGTGAATAATGAATAATAGATTCTCTGAATGTTGAATCATAACCCAAGAATTTGAttcatattaaaacattttcatattcgcatttgtatattaaatatatgtatatcaatgAGCTTATATTCAGTGGCTTATATTCAGTGGGAAATAGttataaatttatgttaaatttgCTGTGGCTAAGCTCTGGTACCCAGAGGTTTTTGAATAAGAAACAAATggtaacattaatattttaaggaCCATTAATATGCCCCCAGATTTCAATTTTgcataaaagtaaattataacaACAATTAAGCTGCACATTCTTATTTTAGTGGATAATAAAACTGATTGACagggatacatttttattttaatacaaatctTAAAGAGTAGCTCTAAGAACAGGAATATTGTGCTCTGTGAATTCAAGTAAGGCAGATACTTTGAACTGAAATTTTTTTACAACTGATCAATTCTAGTAAGCACTTTCATATCTGAAAATGATGTGCAGCCCAGTAATCCTCAGTTTAACTTTATGATGAAAGTTTTAAagctatttgttttttacttttcagaATCTGAGGCACTTGTTGACTAAAAAGGTGATCATTTTCTTATTGAAATGTTTGTCTTTGATAAACTAAGAAACTTATTTgagaatttatattttctccaaGAAATGAGAGGCCATCCCCAtaatatgtagaaatatataatttaaggatttgtttttattagccctcatttaaaaaataaagataaaagaaaaaaaattccattcggTGATCCAGTTTAATTACCTTGTTTCACAAGTGGAAAACACAGTCTAGAAGAGGGAAAATATAAGTTTCTAGTTGGTAGAAAATCTAGGAATTGATTTAAAAACTTTCTAtaagccgagtgcagtggctcacacctgtcatcccagcattttgggaggctgaggtgggaggatcacttgaagtcagaagttaaAAATCAGAATGGACAACATAGCAGGCTGACTCCCATatctgtaaaaaattaaaaaaattactcagtggtggtggcatatgcttgcAGTTCTAGcaaccaggaaactgaggcaagaagatGGCTAGAATGCAGGattttgaagttacagtgagccgtgatcacgccactaaactccatcctgggcgacacaTTTAGATCCTGtctctgtaataataataataataataataataataatcagaagaAGAAGAACCTCTGAAATCCACAACATTACAGAGGCTGAGGCCACCCTCCCCAATAATTccttaaaaactgaaatatatgaGAGTGCATACCACaggataaaacattttaagaatatagTTGAGTCCCAAAATTCTTCCTTTGACTTAATAATATATTCTTCATATATATGTAGTTTGAAAGGtcaccaaatatatatttttttacaaaatatccTAGTCTACAGacttgtttcaccatgttaaaaccattttttgtcatgataaattccaaatgtttctgagaattttttcatgtttgtagaAATAAGTGATTCTGTTACAAGATATCTGTATTCATATAAGTATGTAATCTATATATTGTCCATAGGTCatatacatattaatacatatctataaatgaaaaaagtgCTTATCAGAATTCAGCTTACCAGTTTCTTATTTGTGTAATGTAGTAaaagtaagaaacagaaaaaaaatggattgatTTTGAATATGCTCATAGGTcagatattgaaataaaaagaaagaccaaTATTTTTGCTTTACCTTTTTTGAAACATGCAGTACTGAGAAGAGGATGATTTCAAATCCTTGGAGAAAACATAATCACCCCCTCAGGCTATTATTTTAAAGGTGTAAGTTATTAATTTAAGATGGAATTTAAGATCTCAGGTTTTGATATAAACTGCCTCCCGTAAACCTAAAATAGTAACATATAATGAGTAGGTCCTCTGGGAagctagattttttaaaatggcatataaATAATCTCCAAGTACCTTTTTCCTGcaggtaacatttattttttcttatgaaaagttATATTTCTGAACCTggttttacttaaaatattttaaagcaatacataggaaaattttaattctaaaaggctgaagtataaaaataaacataaaaacaaaatgaccaAATCAAACAATGTAAACCTTGAAGGTATCAAAACTAAATATAGGTGATTACATAGGACATTTGTTCATGTCAAACTTTGGCAAGTTGTCTTATATGATGTAGAGGAACAAACATAAATTACACACTTACAATTTATACTACACAATGGTATATTTTGATTGCAAGACATTTTCTTCCAAATaccatgacatttaaaaatacctattcAGTTGTAATCAAAACAACATTATTCGAGTAAGTTTGACATTGAAATAGCACACTAATGTGGTAAAGTTGAAGTGAAATTAAGTGCTTGGATATTTCATGTGATTCTATGTTGTATATTTTAGTATGTTCATTGCTTTTCACAGGAAACTACTTACAGTGAATGTGGGtaaaagtttattcattttatcacTTTGATTCTGAccttaaaacataataataatggagAAACTCAAGAATTTAAAATCTAGATCTCAAACCCAAAAGGACACCTTAAAGCTAAATCTTCAGAAATGCTCTGTAGACTAGGACACCTTAAAGCTAAATCTTCAGAAATGCTCTGTAGactatctttctgtttttaagacaTATGgaattagatattttattttttattaactatttCTGGAAAAGAAATTGTCAACAGTGTTTATCCCacttatatgtgatttttttcttaatgtttttatctGGTATGCTACCTTAACATTAGAGAGTTATTTATATCTTCATGAGTTTCAGAGCCTATTAACATGTCTGGAGTATACCTGTACCTATATTGTGTGTAAGATCAACTTTGGTCCTTGATTTCTTTTGGCATAGTTTGCtagttttcttgttattttagaGGTCTATGCCCTCATCACTACGTTCCTGACAGTCAATCACTCACCCATCCCCTCTGCAATCCTTTGAGCAGTGTCATTACTCTCAATGTAGCTTCTCTTCTTTACATGGGTGTGATGCCTTTTGTAAATTATGTAACACAAAATTGACCAAAATTTCATTGGTCAGGACAATTAGTATATTTATGTTGATTGtattatgtattcatttcttttttttcttttcatctgacACCTATTTATTGACTACTTAGGCATTCATTGAATTATTCATACCATATATATTTGATAAGTGCCTTTATGTGCCAGGCCTTTTGTAGAGTGTTGAGGATATATTAGTGAGTGATATTGGAGGGCCTCTTCCCTCATGGAGTTTCTTGTACAGCAGGAAGTGAGAGAGAGCAATGAGCCTTAATAATACCTTGGAATAAAGCCTGTCGTTAGAGATGTATAGTGAGCTGCAGAAGAGCCATGCAAAAGTGTCTTACTCAGTCTGGAGGGGTATTCGTTTTTAGCAGAGTGATGTCGAAGCTAAGAACAGAGAAGAAATTAGCCTGCCTGTGTGCTGGAAGCTCTAAGCCAGTTGCTACAAACTTGGGCATAGAGAGGACAATAAGGTATATACTCTTCCTGTGCTCCTTTTTAAGGTAGTAGGGTGCACTGGGCCATTACCATGCTGCTTTTATCTGTGTAGAGAGATGTGAAGAATCGAATACTGAAAGGTTTACCTTTTCTACTCCAAATATTGCACAaataaacagagtcttgctctgtcgcccaggctggagcagagttTTTTTGAGTACTGTCATTACTCCCTACAATTAAGGACTGAATTAAGACCATTAAAGACTCTATGTACCAGAAAGATCACAGTGCCCTTCTTGGTTGTGCCATTGTATGATTTATGGGGCAGGCAGGATGGATTAGATGAGGGTTGTAAGTGGTTAGTCCCTTCCCCATACCTTCTATCAAATCCCCACCCAATACTTCATTATGAATCCTCCAAACATTCTGATATGTTTTCTAGACATGTTCCCTAGTACCATGAATCAACTATTCAATATATTGCTGCCAATAAGCTGCGTGTCTGTAGAAATTCTGGAGTCGTGTCTGTTTTCAACTCTACCAGCTGAACACAAACACAGGAAAACCCAACAGAGTTCTAATTTTCCCCATAATGATTAATATGATGACTTTTGCAAACTATCAATACTAagtgttttcaaaaaatattttctcttatttgtgTTGTCCctctttgctttttctaaaaacaaatgcTTGGTTTATCCCTTAGTAAGGCAGTCCTGGTTAGAGTATCTTTTTAAATGGTGGGAGCAATAGGTTACCTCTCAGACCTACTGAGACTCATtgaattacatataaaaatttgtcTAAATACTTCCTAAAACACTTTTTCCCTCTATTACATAGTTGATGGTCATAAAGTCCAGTTTGACTTAAAGTACCTTTGCAATATGGCATTACTTGAAACAAAGCAGTGCTCTATAAATACCTAAAGCAGGATGGCACTCAGCAGCAGGGGAGCCCTGCAAAAATTCAAAACCACAGGCGTTCCACTCAAAACAGTGACAGCCTCAAGCTGAGCCCTCATCTGGACTCTGACAAAAGCCTATTTTACCATCAACTGAAGCTGCTATGCTTACAATAGAGCAGGCAGGACTGATGCAAACCTGTAGCTTAAACGGCTCACAAAAttggctttcttttcatttcagaaattcAGCATGTTCCTTCTAAACTAATGTCCAATCCACTTGTGCTGTCAATTGCCAGTTATTTAGCAACTGATTATCCAGATGCAGGGTAGCCAGGCCTCTTGCATTTCCCTTAGCCTATCATATTTGCTGCCTGTTAGAAATTCCCCCAATCACTCCTGGGCAGTGGGACACTTGTGAATCTAAGCCAGTGATTTCCCATGGGGAACTATTTCCCCCCAAAGatatttggcagtgtctggagataCAACTTGAGGTGGAGGTGGCTAATGGTATCATgttggtagaggccagggatgccgcTCCACATCCCAAGACACAGAGGAGGGTCCTCCATAACAAAGAGTGATTGGCCCCAAAAGGTCAGTAGTTCTGAGCTTGAGACACTGTGCCCAAAACGCTAAAGTTGATAGGAAGTATAGCATAATAATTGTTGAGAGTGTGGTCTGTGGCATCAGAGGGAAATTGAATTCAGATCCTGCCACTCATTACCTTTGTGAGCTTCCTGCTTAAGCCTCCATTTGCTCTTCTATCAAATGAAGATAATATGACATTGTGgattttttgaagaaattcatgaaataatatttgaaaattgcctTGTAATGCTAGTCAACAATAAGTATTTAGAACTGGTGcttataatgtaatataaaaccATATTGAAATACAATGTAACATAATCATAGAACTTTTCACCCTTCTCTTTGCCTACCTCCTCCAACAAATCTTGGgaaatgtttagatttttttcatttgttgattcagcatttgtttattaaacaaataccgtgttttaaatatttgctagaCACTGTGGAATGCTCATACATATGAATAATGTGTCTTCCACCATTGAGGAGATTCCATGCTAGGAAAGGAGATAAGgcacaacaaaaataattatacctacaagaaagaaaataataatatctacaagAGTCATAATAACTAGGCAGAAAAATGCATAAAGGCTGGAGTAATCAGTGATGGTAGGTGTTAATGAGTTTGATATCAAAAGATGTATGGGAAAGATAAAAATGGGTGACAGGCGGATGTTATTTcagacaaagaagaaataaagatatgtGAGTGGTGAGAATGAGAAGCAGACgtattttgaaaatgatttaaaaaatagatatagcTAAGATTCCTGAGcaaaacatatatgtacatatgtatacatgtgtatatatacacatatatatgtttgtgtatatatctttatatcaggcatttttcttaaattcttaaaaatataggaaaaaatgtaTGTGTTAAGTAATATTTGTCCTTGCCTTCACAGATAGAAACTTGAAGCTTAGAGAGAATTAGAGTCTATGGCACTTAGGAGGTGTTTCAATCATATTGCACGCAATTAGTAGCTATGAGACTGTAATCTAGGGATTTCTGACTCTCCTTGTTCTCTTAACTCCTAGGAAACCCTCCACAAAGATTGTTTGGGGAAGTAGATGAGGACAAGGGGAATGCTAATGTAGGAAACCtttaatttcaatataatttaattttaattttttaatttaagtaaaaTTACAGTATCCATTTTACTACAAATTTTTCATGGTGTTTGGTTCTGAATGGTACTTCTGACCTCTGGACCATGATTATTTGGGAATCCCCATTAAGTCTTTTATGACACTGTGACAATGCACAGATTCACAAATAACTGCCCCCACACATCTctaaaaaatgggaagaataagCAAGACTTTACAGTTTTATggtaattaatgttttatagtcaCTGCTTTATTCCAATGAACTAGGCATGTCTTCCCTCTTTCTacctaaaatagaaaaacatgtttCAGACAGATAATGCATGCTGTTAAAAGTCAAAATGAGTGTAGAAAGAAAATCTGCTCTGAAGGCTGGCTTCTTTCTACTCTATCATGATTCTTAGAAATGTTTGCTAGAGGAAAGTATTTTAGTGTTCCATATGTGGGAGGAGGATGGCTCTTTTTGGAGGATGAAACAGTGACACCTTTTGCTCTTTCaggtaaagaatattttaatactatatttAATAGGTGAAAATTTAGAGTCTGAGAAATATGATAGAAAATTCTTGAAAAATGGTTCTGTGTTCTCTAGGAGAGGCAGCATGCACTGAGACAGTTACTCTGCTTCTATCCCCACACAGCCTGATGATTCTGGACACAGTAGTCCTCAGctatcatctattttttttttttttaagatggagtcttgatctgtccccaggctggagcgcagtggcgccattttggctcactgcaatctctgccttccaggttcaagtgattctcctgcctcagcctcctgagtaactgggattacaggcacccgccaccaaaccggctaattttttgtatttctgagatgaggtttcaccatgttggccaggctggtcttgaactcctgaccttctgatccacccacctcggcctaccaaagccGGGATTACAAGAGTCAGCTACTACGTCTGGCCCATCTGTTTTTAATAGAAAGTTTCCCTCATCTCCTCTTCAAGAGCAGCATACTAGCCCTCCTAATATTTTAAACTCTCTTCTACCTCTAAGACCTATGACTAATTTAATTCTGTACCACAGAATTAAGTACCACAGTTCTGGGCCAATAGATAAGAAAGATAGCCCTTGGTTGGAATTTACTGTGGTTCTTTTCAAATCAAATCTTGACTACACCatttgtttttgctcttgttaAAGAAACAGATTTCTCCATGGCCCCTAAAAACAGTGAACCTAAGCTCTCTATGAGAACTATTATTATTTAGATACCCAGTAAGTTTCATGGCAAACCAAATAACAAAATCAAGAAGGGAATATAGAAAAGAAGTTTTGGAGGTTGTTGTCCCTGTAGTCCAAATGTCACCACATCGGCGGGTCATTTTGGTCCTGTGGTTCAACCAGCAAAGGGGAGGCAGCTGTCTTATCCTGTTGCCGCAGTGTTGCTGGCTAAAGCCACGGGAGTTTGCCCACGTGGGTCACATACCCTGCCAGGCAGCAAAGTGGTGATTTTGCTGCCAGTGAGGAAACAAGGCCATTTTACAAGATCAGGGGTAATGCACAGCAAGTGTTTGAAGGCAGAGGCCCAGCAAGGACAAGCTAGTCACAAGAGGGTGATCGTTACAGGATGTAGACAAGAAAAGATAGGAATCAGAGGAGGGCCCCCTAGACACCAACAGCATGAAAGCCATCTAAATCAAACAGAATCAGAGTCTCTGAACTAAGCCCAATACTTTagaataaagatgagaaaaatgttgGAATGAAACAGGCACTGAAACTGACCAGTGGAGTTTATTGCTAGCGCTGCTGCCATCATGGACGAAGCATTTCCCCTATCTGGACCCTAACCTCACTTGCCAGTTACTGTGTTAAACATCGCATTCAAGACTGTAGTTGATTGTCTTATGATTTCAGTGAAACAGGAGGTTTAGTGATAGAAAGAAGCATATAACAAATCTGAGTTCAGTAAATGAATCATTTTTAGTGACTGAGGATAGAGAAAGACCAGTTAGAAAGTTCTGAATGGGAAGTAAAAAGTGTACAATATAGAAATTCTGAGCTAAGAGGCAGGCATATTTCAAGGTATGAACAGTCATCCTACTCAATTTAAGGATATTTATTCTTTGTCACTGGCCTTTGGCATACataggctaattttatttattttttaaatcttagctgATTCAAGCTTATGACTGTGCAAAGATGAGAATGTAGGCTGGGAATGTGTATAGAAGAATGGTTTTAATAAACCAGgctgtaatttttttgtactaaTTGTCTACATATTCCAAATTGGAATTCACCCCTCCTCCCAAAACACGCCATTGCCCAAACCCATTGCCCTACAGACTACTGCACAACCAGGGGTGGCTATGCCTCTGCAACCTGGCTCGTCCCTCCCTAAGGATACAATGCTTACCATAGTTATATGACATGAAATATGCTTTGTGTTATTTGCTGATGTATTGAGTAATAGAATGTCAGATGGAAGcaagtaaattattttacaatgtattttaagCCTTACTTGGAAAAGTAACACCATCAAATACTATTAAGAAGTCATTGATGTTTGACCTTACATAGAAAGTAAATCGTCAATAAATAGTTGTCAatggtgaaagaatgaataaataagcaattaAGCAATATCTATTCTTTCATTTGGgcttaatatttgtcttttttccacAGCATCCTGACTCCAAATATCATCTGAAGAAAAGAATCACTTCTCTGTCCTTGCCAATAGTTTCATCTTCTGAGGCCAGTAAAGTGCTCACTAGAGCGCCCATTCTACAATCAACACCTGTCACGCCCCCACCACTCTCT
This sequence is a window from Papio anubis isolate 15944 chromosome 5, Panubis1.0, whole genome shotgun sequence. Protein-coding genes within it:
- the GABRA6 gene encoding gamma-aminobutyric acid receptor subunit alpha-6 isoform X1; the protein is MASPLPWLCIILWLESALGKLEDEGNFYSENVSRILDNLLEGYDNRLRPGFGGAVTEVKTDIYVTSFGPVSDVEMEYTMDVFFRQTWTDERLKFGGPTEILSLNNLMVSKIWTPDTFFRNGKKSIAHNMTTPNKLFRIMQNGTILYTMRLTINADCPMRLVNFPMDGHACPLKFGSYAYPKSEIIYTWKKGPLYSVEVPEESSSLLQYDLIGQTVSSETIKSNTGEYVIMTVYFHLQRKMGYFMIQIYTPCIMTVILSQVSFWINKESVPARTVFGITTVLTMTTLSISARHSLPKVSYATAMDWFIAVCFAFVFSALIEFAAVNYFTNLQTQKAKRKAQIAAPPTVTISKATEPLEAEIVLHPDSKYHLKKRITSLSLPIVSSSEASKVLTRAPILQSTPVTPPPLSPAFGGTSKIDQYSRILFPVAFAGFNLVYWIVYLSKDTMEMSSSAE
- the GABRA6 gene encoding gamma-aminobutyric acid receptor subunit alpha-6 isoform X2 — encoded protein: MASPLPWLCIILWLESALGKLEDEGNFYSENVSRILDNLLEGYDNRLRPGFGGAVTEVKTDIYVTSFGPVSDVEMTWTDERLKFGGPTEILSLNNLMVSKIWTPDTFFRNGKKSIAHNMTTPNKLFRIMQNGTILYTMRLTINADCPMRLVNFPMDGHACPLKFGSYAYPKSEIIYTWKKGPLYSVEVPEESSSLLQYDLIGQTVSSETIKSNTGEYVIMTVYFHLQRKMGYFMIQIYTPCIMTVILSQVSFWINKESVPARTVFGITTVLTMTTLSISARHSLPKVSYATAMDWFIAVCFAFVFSALIEFAAVNYFTNLQTQKAKRKAQIAAPPTVTISKATEPLEAEIVLHPDSKYHLKKRITSLSLPIVSSSEASKVLTRAPILQSTPVTPPPLSPAFGGTSKIDQYSRILFPVAFAGFNLVYWIVYLSKDTMEMSSSAE